A window of Hyalangium ruber contains these coding sequences:
- a CDS encoding transposase, whose protein sequence is MELEKELEQFRQEAQRLKAGRRSGSLPFPEALRVFAVRYAEHTVAAGGTVTDAAQKLGVSGPTLYEWRKGRPAGHRRAKPAEKRAALVPVRVGERPARAEVAGVQQVALVSPGGWRVEGLSEEAAVQLLGKLGC, encoded by the coding sequence GTGGAGTTGGAGAAGGAATTGGAGCAGTTCCGTCAGGAGGCGCAGCGGCTGAAGGCTGGGCGGCGCAGTGGCTCGTTGCCGTTCCCTGAGGCGCTGCGCGTCTTCGCGGTGCGCTACGCCGAGCACACCGTGGCGGCGGGAGGGACGGTGACGGACGCGGCGCAGAAGCTGGGGGTGTCCGGGCCGACGCTCTACGAGTGGCGCAAGGGCCGTCCCGCGGGACATCGCCGTGCAAAGCCCGCGGAGAAGAGGGCGGCGCTGGTGCCGGTGCGCGTGGGCGAGCGCCCCGCCCGAGCCGAGGTGGCCGGAGTGCAGCAGGTGGCGCTGGTGTCACCGGGAGGCTGGCGAGTCGAGGGCCTCAGCGAGGAGGCCGCCGTGCAGCTGTTGGGGAAGCTGGGGTGCTGA
- a CDS encoding DUF5953 family protein: MTATRDCLGIRVFAPALLGNDGRALAIVHGMERAFPGLHLGWKVSEEGRPVALPRRDAWISEVTPDGGFRLVCNGDESYPVTISAWERRAGPEPHAQPLLQVSAELPLDAATIAVAVDMLEEVAEGARALWGHATPDRAVGEIAQQSIRPLQGPPRPPRGLPVLALSERLRAPEIPHCLGWLNYWSAATARWLNFPDPARDAELLSRSRRTATGGWLVRLTDEPLDLDTPVHLDALLRAYERFPEIGGRGTGASGV, translated from the coding sequence ATGACAGCGACACGAGACTGTCTCGGGATCAGGGTCTTCGCGCCTGCGCTCTTAGGAAACGACGGCCGTGCGCTCGCTATCGTCCATGGAATGGAACGGGCGTTCCCCGGCTTGCACCTGGGATGGAAGGTGTCCGAGGAGGGACGTCCCGTCGCGCTGCCTCGACGCGACGCATGGATCTCGGAAGTGACACCCGACGGAGGATTCCGCCTCGTATGCAACGGTGACGAGAGCTACCCCGTAACGATTAGCGCGTGGGAAAGACGCGCGGGGCCCGAGCCGCATGCGCAGCCCCTGCTTCAAGTCAGCGCGGAGCTACCGCTGGACGCGGCGACCATCGCAGTGGCGGTGGATATGCTGGAGGAAGTGGCGGAGGGTGCCCGAGCGCTGTGGGGCCATGCAACGCCAGACCGTGCGGTGGGGGAGATCGCGCAGCAGTCGATCCGTCCATTACAGGGCCCGCCCCGCCCGCCACGAGGGCTGCCAGTGCTCGCGCTCTCAGAGCGACTCCGTGCGCCCGAGATTCCGCATTGCCTTGGGTGGCTGAACTACTGGTCCGCCGCCACCGCACGGTGGCTGAACTTTCCAGATCCTGCGCGCGACGCGGAGTTGCTCTCACGTTCTCGGCGCACCGCCACGGGAGGGTGGCTCGTCCGACTCACGGACGAGCCCCTCGACCTCGACACCCCTGTCCACCTGGACGCCCTCCTGCGCGCATACGAACGCTTTCCAGAGATTGGCGGCCGAGGCACAGGAGCCTCCGGCGTATGA
- a CDS encoding DsbA family oxidoreductase: MRVEIWTDIVCPWCGLGYHRLEQALARFGHEGEVELVHRSFQLDESARVGVTERVRDMLKSKLGLSDTQVVDMTRRIEQMAQADGLTPYNVLKNRVGNTSLAHEFAAWATELGKGKEVWRLLYKTYFAEARSIFDVDSLAPLATQLGLDATAAREAMTSRRYAGKVIADGREARSLGSGGVPFVVIDRKYGVSGAQPVEVLLEALETAWREKNPQKLVSVAGQSDAGICGPDGCEVPERP; encoded by the coding sequence ATGCGCGTCGAAATCTGGACTGACATCGTCTGCCCCTGGTGCGGGCTGGGGTATCACCGCTTGGAGCAGGCACTCGCCCGCTTCGGCCACGAGGGGGAGGTGGAGCTCGTCCACCGCTCGTTCCAGCTCGACGAGAGCGCCCGCGTCGGCGTCACGGAGCGGGTGCGAGACATGTTGAAGAGCAAGCTGGGGCTGTCGGACACGCAGGTCGTCGATATGACCCGGCGCATCGAGCAGATGGCCCAGGCCGACGGCCTGACGCCTTACAATGTCCTGAAGAATCGCGTCGGCAACACCTCGCTGGCCCATGAGTTCGCCGCCTGGGCCACGGAGCTCGGTAAGGGCAAGGAGGTGTGGCGCCTGCTCTACAAGACCTACTTCGCCGAGGCGCGCTCCATCTTCGACGTGGACTCGCTCGCACCGCTCGCGACGCAGCTGGGCCTGGACGCCACGGCGGCGCGCGAGGCGATGACCTCGAGGCGCTATGCCGGCAAGGTGATCGCTGACGGGCGCGAAGCCCGCTCGTTGGGGTCGGGTGGGGTGCCGTTCGTCGTCATCGACCGCAAGTACGGCGTGTCAGGCGCGCAGCCGGTCGAGGTGCTGCTGGAGGCGCTCGAGACCGCGTGGCGTGAGAAGAACCCGCAGAAGCTCGTCTCCGTCGCCGGCCAGTCGGACGCCGGCATCTGCGGGCCTGACGGCTGCGAAGTGCCCGAGCGGCCGTAG
- a CDS encoding heavy metal response regulator transcription factor translates to MKILIVEDEAKTAEYLHRGLHEQGYTVDVARTGPEGHALTLQHDYDVIVLDVMLPEMDGFAVLRAIRTHKQTPVLMLTARDRVDDRVHGLREGADDYLVKPFSFLELVARLQAVTRRGRAQESTQLRVGDLEIDLLSRKAYRAGSRLELTAKEFALLALLARREGQILSKTVIAEQVWDMNFDSNTNVVEVAIKRLRAKIDGPHERKLLHTIRGMGYVLEVRGDKEAP, encoded by the coding sequence ATGAAGATCCTCATCGTCGAGGACGAGGCGAAGACGGCCGAGTATCTGCACCGGGGCCTCCATGAGCAGGGGTACACGGTGGACGTGGCGCGGACAGGGCCAGAGGGGCACGCCCTGACCCTGCAGCACGACTATGACGTGATCGTCCTCGACGTGATGCTCCCGGAGATGGACGGCTTCGCCGTGCTCCGGGCTATTCGCACGCACAAGCAGACGCCAGTGCTCATGCTCACCGCGCGCGACCGGGTCGATGACCGGGTCCATGGGCTCCGAGAGGGCGCGGACGATTACCTCGTCAAGCCGTTCTCCTTCCTCGAGCTCGTCGCGCGCTTGCAGGCGGTGACCCGGCGCGGCCGCGCGCAGGAGTCGACCCAGCTCAGGGTGGGGGACCTGGAGATCGACCTGCTCAGCCGGAAGGCGTACCGCGCTGGGAGCCGGCTCGAGCTGACCGCGAAGGAGTTTGCCCTGCTCGCCTTGCTCGCCCGGCGCGAAGGGCAGATCCTGTCGAAGACCGTCATCGCCGAGCAGGTCTGGGACATGAACTTCGACAGCAACACGAACGTCGTCGAGGTCGCCATCAAGCGCCTGAGGGCGAAGATCGACGGGCCCCATGAGCGCAAGCTCCTCCACACCATCCGCGGCATGGGATACGTGCTCGAGGTGCGCGGCGACAAGGAGGCGCCATGA
- a CDS encoding heavy metal sensor histidine kinase, producing MKAAIATRLAVMFAVAALGVFSLVGFALRHVLQRELDRHQLSEVNTRLEYVGMMVARNDSAEKWQSLRSKLDALTPLDGSVRFWVMSPNPRFEYGDAPTMLRERLSTHTGGPFVIDLEGRSMKASSRSFASNGERPAVQVVTAVDSTRFLDTLNAFAGALVALSLAGVALVALLGHRIAKVGLAPLSSLSQEAQSLSPRDLSQRLRLSPLPPELADLVSSFNGALDRVQRAYAQLEGFNADVAHELRTPLANLIGQTQVALAKERTAPQLEETLQSNLEELDRLRAIVNDMLFLARADQGETALHRVQTSAAEEVSKTVEFLEVLLDEAGVSVRVEGDAHAPFERSLFRRAASNLLLNAIEHSERGAEIVVAIAQQESKVRIAVTNPGTPIPEQHLERLFDRFYRVDGARRNSRDNHGLGLSIVRAVAKMHGGTVFATSTAGGNTVGFTLADAPAARAP from the coding sequence ATGAAGGCCGCGATCGCCACCCGGCTGGCCGTGATGTTCGCGGTGGCCGCACTGGGGGTCTTCTCGCTGGTGGGCTTTGCCCTGCGGCACGTGCTTCAGCGGGAGCTCGATCGCCACCAGCTCAGCGAGGTGAACACCCGCCTCGAGTACGTGGGCATGATGGTCGCCCGGAACGACAGCGCCGAGAAGTGGCAGTCGCTGCGCTCGAAGCTCGATGCGCTCACGCCGCTCGACGGCAGCGTGCGGTTCTGGGTCATGAGCCCCAACCCGCGCTTCGAGTACGGCGATGCGCCGACGATGCTCCGCGAGCGGTTGAGCACCCACACCGGCGGGCCCTTTGTCATCGACCTGGAGGGCCGCTCGATGAAGGCGTCCTCGCGGTCCTTTGCTTCGAATGGGGAACGTCCCGCGGTCCAGGTCGTCACGGCGGTCGATTCGACGCGCTTCCTCGACACGCTGAACGCCTTCGCTGGGGCGCTCGTCGCGCTCTCCCTCGCCGGGGTCGCGCTCGTGGCGCTCCTCGGCCACCGCATCGCCAAGGTCGGGCTCGCGCCGCTGAGCAGCCTGTCCCAGGAGGCCCAGTCCCTCAGCCCGCGCGACCTGTCTCAGCGGCTGCGGCTCTCGCCCCTGCCGCCTGAACTCGCCGACCTGGTCTCTTCGTTCAACGGTGCGCTCGACCGGGTGCAGCGGGCATACGCCCAGCTCGAGGGGTTCAATGCCGACGTGGCGCACGAGCTCCGCACGCCGCTGGCGAACCTCATCGGCCAGACGCAGGTCGCGTTGGCGAAGGAGCGGACCGCGCCGCAGCTCGAGGAGACCCTCCAGTCGAACCTCGAGGAGCTCGACCGCCTGCGGGCGATCGTCAACGACATGCTCTTTCTCGCTCGCGCGGATCAGGGAGAGACCGCGCTCCATCGGGTCCAAACGTCTGCCGCGGAGGAGGTCTCGAAGACCGTCGAGTTCCTCGAGGTGCTCCTCGATGAGGCGGGCGTCTCGGTGCGGGTGGAGGGTGATGCCCACGCGCCGTTCGAGCGCTCCCTGTTCAGGCGGGCCGCCAGCAACCTGCTCCTCAACGCCATCGAGCACTCCGAGCGTGGCGCCGAGATCGTCGTGGCCATCGCACAGCAGGAGTCCAAGGTGCGCATCGCCGTCACGAACCCGGGAACTCCGATTCCGGAGCAGCACCTGGAGCGGCTGTTCGATCGGTTCTACCGGGTCGACGGCGCGCGCCGGAACAGCCGCGACAACCACGGCCTGGGCCTGTCGATCGTGAGAGCGGTTGCCAAGATGCACGGCGGAACCGTCTTCGCGACGAGCACGGCGGGCGGCAACACGGTAGGCTTCACCCTCGCGGACGCCCCAGCAGCCCGGGCTCCTTGA
- a CDS encoding S1 family peptidase gives MRMVVMINGASRGKVQFGAGLIIGNVGKVVYVLTANHVLRNDRGKMFDKLKVRLWAPWSKPQWVEAGSLKPLAYDKELDLSVAVFELPESLGNYLSQVSLRCLTDSGNFSERMPVSFIGQGGGIPWFSSTSGNALVRPSSSGERILFESSNVEPGASGGGLFTPQWELMGLVQAVSPKEGQAFPIDKALEWAAARGYPVSLRRHVAIYDFSADPAFIPADSTTTLSWKASYGTACRIEPRVGVVPAVGSVKIDWLTETTRFSLVCSSPNDPLHIVKEVLVALPRSPRIISFVSQNEFEAYDDSPSSVKAKRKADGNVTLTWETEDARRCTLDGEDVPTQGLRIVKPVTARSYTLVCYNEGLVDMRATVAEAINPPVAIQYFGAKPVEDNGSKFLNLYWNVVNGTECRLVGGDLNRDVRPRDTLNVAPPRSSTIYYLRCQGIGGPVSQYITVDAQ, from the coding sequence ATGCGCATGGTCGTCATGATCAACGGCGCATCGAGGGGGAAGGTGCAGTTCGGCGCAGGGCTGATCATCGGAAACGTGGGCAAGGTGGTCTACGTCCTGACGGCCAATCATGTCCTTCGCAACGACCGCGGGAAGATGTTCGATAAGCTCAAGGTCCGGCTCTGGGCGCCCTGGAGCAAGCCTCAGTGGGTGGAGGCCGGGAGTCTCAAACCTCTCGCCTATGATAAGGAACTCGATCTCAGCGTCGCGGTGTTCGAACTCCCTGAGTCTCTTGGAAACTATCTGAGCCAGGTTTCTCTTCGCTGCCTGACGGACTCCGGGAATTTTTCCGAGAGGATGCCCGTCTCTTTTATTGGGCAAGGGGGCGGAATTCCCTGGTTCAGCTCCACGAGCGGCAACGCGCTTGTCAGGCCATCCTCCTCAGGCGAGAGGATCTTGTTCGAATCCAGCAATGTCGAGCCCGGCGCCTCAGGAGGAGGGCTGTTCACCCCGCAGTGGGAACTGATGGGTTTGGTTCAGGCGGTTTCTCCCAAGGAGGGCCAGGCTTTCCCTATCGACAAGGCGCTCGAGTGGGCAGCGGCACGTGGGTACCCTGTCTCCCTGAGGCGGCATGTTGCCATCTATGACTTCTCAGCGGACCCAGCATTTATCCCTGCTGATAGCACCACCACGCTCTCCTGGAAGGCCTCGTACGGAACAGCCTGCAGAATCGAGCCCAGAGTCGGAGTGGTCCCTGCCGTTGGCTCTGTGAAGATCGACTGGCTCACGGAGACCACCCGCTTCAGCCTTGTCTGCTCGTCCCCAAACGACCCTTTGCACATCGTTAAGGAGGTTCTGGTCGCGTTGCCCAGATCCCCACGCATCATCTCGTTCGTGTCTCAGAATGAGTTCGAGGCATACGATGATTCTCCCTCCAGTGTCAAAGCGAAGCGGAAGGCTGACGGAAATGTCACCTTGACGTGGGAGACAGAGGACGCCAGGAGATGCACTCTTGACGGGGAAGATGTACCCACACAGGGCCTGCGAATCGTCAAGCCTGTCACCGCTCGGAGCTACACCCTGGTCTGTTACAATGAGGGACTAGTAGACATGCGCGCGACGGTAGCGGAAGCAATCAATCCCCCTGTGGCCATTCAGTATTTTGGCGCCAAACCTGTGGAGGATAACGGCAGTAAGTTCTTGAACCTTTACTGGAACGTGGTCAACGGCACGGAATGCCGTCTGGTCGGAGGGGACCTCAATCGTGATGTCAGACCGAGAGACACGCTGAATGTCGCTCCTCCCAGGAGTTCCACGATCTATTACTTGAGATGTCAAGGTATTGGCGGTCCCGTCAGCCAATACATAACAGTGGATGCTCAATAA
- a CDS encoding IS66 family transposase translates to MVRVEQLRDLETAKQVAALLEAENARLHQRLEALVAEVARLKGEDAQAHLQLELTQLKEQLALMQQRLFGASSEKRGARPPKPPRAKPQRGHGPKAQPELKVQEVLLPLEEADRVCGLCGGGLHAWEGQSEDCEEITVVERSFLLRRVKRQKYRCGQGCAPVTAPAPPRLIPGGRYSVDFAVHVALMKYGFHLPLARQERLYGREGLVVEAQTLWDQLEALARHLQKSYEALLAEVFTSPLIHADETHWYLLDKGPGTKWYAWTVASPDTVFHRIYPSRSGATARTVLGDYEGVVLVD, encoded by the coding sequence ATGGTGCGAGTGGAGCAGCTGCGAGACTTGGAGACGGCCAAGCAGGTGGCGGCGCTGCTGGAGGCGGAGAATGCCCGGCTGCACCAGCGCCTCGAGGCGCTCGTCGCGGAAGTGGCCCGGCTCAAGGGCGAGGACGCCCAGGCACACCTGCAGCTGGAGCTGACGCAGCTCAAGGAGCAGCTGGCGCTCATGCAGCAGCGGCTCTTCGGCGCCTCCAGCGAGAAGCGGGGGGCCAGGCCGCCGAAGCCTCCGCGTGCCAAGCCGCAGCGAGGCCACGGCCCCAAGGCTCAGCCCGAGCTGAAGGTGCAAGAGGTGCTGCTGCCGCTGGAGGAGGCAGACCGGGTGTGCGGCCTGTGTGGCGGCGGCCTGCATGCCTGGGAAGGCCAGAGCGAGGACTGCGAGGAAATCACTGTCGTCGAGAGAAGCTTCCTGCTGCGGCGGGTGAAGCGGCAGAAGTACCGCTGCGGCCAGGGCTGCGCACCCGTGACGGCACCGGCCCCCCCGCGCCTGATTCCGGGCGGCCGCTACTCGGTAGACTTCGCCGTCCACGTGGCCCTCATGAAGTACGGCTTCCACCTGCCGCTGGCTCGTCAGGAGAGGCTCTACGGGCGCGAGGGCCTGGTAGTGGAGGCGCAGACGCTGTGGGACCAGCTCGAGGCGCTCGCCCGGCACCTGCAGAAGTCCTACGAGGCGCTGCTGGCCGAGGTCTTCACCTCGCCCCTCATCCACGCGGACGAGACGCACTGGTACCTGCTGGACAAGGGCCCGGGCACCAAGTGGTACGCGTGGACGGTGGCCTCGCCCGACACCGTCTTCCATCGCATCTACCCCAGCCGCTCCGGGGCGACGGCGCGCACGGTGCTGGGCGACTACGAGGGCGTCGTCCTGGTGGATG
- the tnpB gene encoding IS66 family insertion sequence element accessory protein TnpB (TnpB, as the term is used for proteins encoded by IS66 family insertion elements, is considered an accessory protein, since TnpC, encoded by a neighboring gene, is a DDE family transposase.), which translates to MLTLTRSVRVFAYAAPVDMRKGFDGLSALIEQQLERQLLKGDVFLFVGRCRRRAKVLHFDGTGLVLLTKRLFRGRFARPWCDEGAQAVELTVSELSLFLEGCELAGRWKLSPPAVDEKVLAVGSGL; encoded by the coding sequence GTGCTGACGCTCACGCGTTCGGTACGCGTCTTCGCGTACGCAGCCCCGGTGGACATGCGCAAGGGCTTCGATGGATTGAGCGCCCTCATTGAGCAGCAGTTGGAAAGGCAGTTGCTCAAGGGCGACGTGTTCCTTTTCGTGGGCCGGTGCCGGCGTCGGGCCAAGGTGCTGCACTTCGACGGCACAGGCCTGGTGCTGCTCACCAAGAGACTCTTCCGGGGACGCTTCGCCCGGCCCTGGTGCGACGAGGGGGCGCAGGCAGTGGAGCTGACGGTGAGCGAGCTGTCGCTCTTCCTGGAAGGCTGCGAGCTGGCGGGGCGGTGGAAGCTGTCGCCTCCGGCGGTGGACGAGAAAGTCCTTGCGGTAGGCAGTGGCTTGTAG